A region of Toxorhynchites rutilus septentrionalis strain SRP chromosome 1, ASM2978413v1, whole genome shotgun sequence DNA encodes the following proteins:
- the LOC129761515 gene encoding uncharacterized protein LOC129761515, protein MENAKISGSIPLSIRKLVVRDVNNGQTHREVAKHYEISKTAVSKIMKKMKTFGSVVDRPGRERKPKTDARTDMKIIREVEKNPKITIRQIQEELQLSVSRRTVRRRIQAKEYHSKIAVRRPFISQVNKAKRLNTPINRSNTGKQCCGPTNPNSNCSTGRSGIACGASRVRSHKTTISLIKTGLEARFVFQQDNDPKHTAKLTKSFFRSCHIKALEWLPQSPDLNPIENVWAILDARIYKTGVTNKNTYVDALERAWEELDQQHSHNLVESMPKRLQEVLKAKGGHTHY, encoded by the coding sequence ATGGAGAACGCAAAAATTTCCGGTTCCATTCCGTTATCCATCCGGAAACTGGTTGTTCGTGATGTCAATAACGGCCAAACGCACCGGGAAGTGGCCAAGCACTACGAAATCAGCAAGACAGCGGTATCAAAAATCATGAAGAAGATGAAAACGTTCGGATCGGTGGTGGATCGCCCGGGAAGAGAACGGAAGCCCAAGACAGATGCCAGAACGGACATGAAAATCATTCGTGAGGTGGAGAAAAACCCAAAAATTACGATCCGGCAGATACAGGAAGAGCTCCAACTTTCGGTATCGCGTCGTACTGTCCGTCGCCGCATCCAAGCGAAGGAGTACCATAGCAAGATCGCAGTGAGAAGGCCTTTCATCAGCCAGGTGAATAAGGCTAAGCGGCTCAACACGCCGATAAACCGCTCGAATACTGGAAAACAGTGTTGTGGACCGACGAATCCAAATTCGAACTGTTCAACCGGAAGAAGCGGGATCGCGTGTGGCGCAAGTCGGGTGAGGAGCCACAAGACCACCATATCCCTCATCAAGACGGGCCTCGAAGCGCGCTTCGTTTTCCAgcaggataacgatccgaagcaTACGGCCAAGCTGACGAAGTCATTTTTCCGTTCCTGCCACATCAAAGCCCTTGAATGGCTCCCACAAAGTCCTGATCTGAACCCCATCGAAAATGTGTGGGCCATCCTCGATGCTCGGATTTATAAGACTGGTGTGACAAATAAAAATACTTATGTTGATGCCCTGGAGCGCGCGTGGGAAGAACTCGACCAACAACACTCGCACAACCTTGTTGAAAGTATGCCGAAGCGCTTGCAGGAGGTGTTGAAGGCTAAAGGAGGCCATACCCATTATTAA